The proteins below come from a single Argentina anserina chromosome 1, drPotAnse1.1, whole genome shotgun sequence genomic window:
- the LOC126805031 gene encoding ras-related protein RABC1-like, with protein MEALSASNQGEFDYLFKLLMIGDSGVGKSSLLLSFTSDSFEDLSPTIGVDFKVKYVNVGGKKLKLAIWDTAGQERFRTLTSSYYRGAQGIIMVYDVTRRETFTNLCDIWAKEIELYSTNQDCIKMLVGNKVDKESDRVVTKKEGTNFARESGCLFIECSAKTRVNVQQCFEELVLKILDTPSLLAEGSKGVKKNIFKEQPLSTAATSSCC; from the exons ATGGAAGCACTATCGGCTTCGAACCAAGGCGAGTTCGATTACTTGTTCAAGCTCTTGATGATCGGCGACTCCGGCGTCGGCAAAAGCAGTCTCCTCCTCAGCTTCACCTCCGATTCCTTCGAAGACCTCTCTCCCACCATCG GTGTGGATTTTAAGGTCAAGTATGTTAACGTCGGCGGCAAGAAGCTCAAGCTTGCGATTTGGGATACAG CTGGTCAAGAGAGATTTAGAACCTTGACAAGTTCATATTATAGAGGAGCACAAGGGATAATTATGG TTTATGATGTAACAAGGCGAGAGACATTCACCAACCTTTGTGATATATGGGCCAAGGAAATAGAACTTTATTCAACAAATCAAGACTGCATCAAGATGCTTGTGGGAAACAAAGTCGATAAG GAGAGTGACAGGGttgtaaccaaaaaagagggaaCAAATTTTGCCAGGGAATCTGGATGCCTCTTTATTGAATGCAGTGCTAAAACTCGAGTTAATGTCCAACAGTGCTTTGAAGAGCTTGTTTTAAAG ATTCTGGATACTCCTAGTCTATTAGCTGAGGGTTCTAAAGGTGTGAAAAAGAACATATTTAAGGAGCAACCACTGTCCACTGCAGCCACAAGCAGCTGTTGTTGA
- the LOC126805032 gene encoding sm-like protein LSM5: MANNPSQLLPSELIDRCIGSKIWVIMKGDKELVGTLRGFDVYVNMVLEDVTEYEITAEGRRITKLDQILLNGNNIAILVPGGSPEAE; encoded by the exons ATGGCCAACAATCCCTCGCAGCTACTCCCCtcag AGCTGATCGACCGGTGCATAGGGTCGAAGATATGGGTGATAATGAAGGGCGACAAGGAGCTCGTCGGGACTCTCAGGGGTTTCGATGTCTACGTCAACATGGTTCTCGAAGACGTCACTGAATA TGAGATTACTGCTGAAGGAAGAAGGATAACCAAGCTTGATCAGATTTTACTCAATGGAAACAACATTGCCATT CTGGTCCCAGGTGGCTCCCCTGAAGCAGAGTAA
- the LOC126802719 gene encoding uncharacterized protein LOC126802719: MESEIFEAAPNLGLSDRCCAPLASSGAQDTAIYLCPTQNGGIIGDYGLALHDAIQLSIRWKANLNRCKYKIQKWSRQKFPKCIKEEIKQCLTTLDDLQVNHSLTSIEEQREVSAALSSLWSREEKFWHQRSRVKWLQAGDSNSRFLHLSTLQRRQRNKILKIQCDSGIWLSGENKIRVEFERQFELLFTTSSNREWGDALVGVMPSVTESLNAELIAPVTIEEVKEVTFQLGALKAPGPDGFPGLFYHKYWSIVKDVVATATVDFLAGKVCLKELNRTNIVLIPKVENPNAFVPGRQIQDNLLVAHEAYHYLKLKREGGNHELGLKLDMNKAYDRVEWLGYFYLTRGLRQGDPLSPYLFLIISEVLSVRLTKAVHEESLVGIKLTRKSPTLSHLFFADDSLFFIKATLSNVKQLLVIFKAYCTTSGQVISVEKSSVYFSPNTPEQMVLLISEMMGFAPVIDPGKYLGMPSLWGRSKKDALGYIMDRVKKKVVGWKQKTLSWAGKEVLIKAVATAIPAYPMSCFKLPIGVCESINLVLGNFWWGSNDTSNRIHWKSWNFLCKPKDDGGLGFRDIHILNMSLLAKQCWRLVQEPDSLWARIMKARYFPDCSIFEATKGYRASWSWASIIEARDLLVKGGCWQVENGQSINIWGNKWKPPPDLHDGFLINGVTAPTDIVLVNQLIDWDTHSWYLDNVKHIISGEAAARIACLPIGNVDGKDRFIWPWTKNVVFTVKSGYHWLQNIHALATRNVDSARGSHLVNCTTWKLIWRLHTLPKIKLFLWQVLGGVGPVFLNLYKRKMVQTPLCPICGQDEESFEHLFLLCSWVATVWFGSPLGLRIDKAMITSFDRWLYSLSNSFRDARKKDVFLSLCSSICWMIWKARCNYVYKGTPLSPMFTINQAIKLATEFIEVKVIHSKDKLAGLGVVVRDESGRFIEGLAATSSCLSCDQAEAEAVLMGVNLAVSQGRDKFVIESDSKTVIDGLRYKSNNCWRIYPILRRIWSLSNGISDCIWSWAPREANGAAHRPATLADETVGLKRWVNRPPRPLFSVLRNDGMPTPPMA; encoded by the exons ATGGAATCGGAGATCTTCGAAGCCGCCCCAAATCTAGGCCTTTCAGATCGCTGTTGTGCCCCTCTTGCCTCCTCCGGCGCCCAAGATACCGCCATATATCTCTGTCCAACCCAGAATGGCGGCATAATTGGTGACTACGGCCTAGCGCTACACGACGCTATCCAACTCTCGATCAG ATGGAAGGCCAATTTGAATAGGTGCAAGTACAAGATTCAAAAGTGGAGCAGACAAAAGTTTCCAAAGTGTATCAAAGAGGAGATCAAGCAGTGTCTTACTACACTGGATGATCTTCAAGTTAATCATTCTCTTACCAGCATAGAGGAACAGAGAGAAGTATCAGCTGCTCTTAGTTCTCTTTGGTCTAGGGAGGAGAAGTTTTGGCATCAGAGGTCTAGGGTGAAGTGGTTACAAGCTGGGGATTCAAATTCGCGTTTCTTACATCTCTCCACTCTACAAAGAAGGCAGAGAAACAAGATCTTGAAAATTCAATGTGACTCTGGTATTTGGTTATCTGgtgaaaacaaaattagagtGGAGTTTGAAAGGCAATTCGAACTGTTATTTACTACTTCAAGTAATAGAGAGTGGGGTGATGCTTTGGTGGGGGTGATGCCTTCTGTTACTGAGTCTTTGAATGCTGAGCTTATCGCCCCGGTTACTATTGAAGAGGTTAAGGAGGTGACTTTTCAGTTGGGGGCTTTGAAGGCTCCAGGACCTGACGGCTTTCCGGGTCTATTTTACCACAAATATTGGAGTATAGTTAAAGATGTAGTTGCTACTGCTACGGTGGATTTTCTTGCAGGAAAGGTTTGTCTTAAAGAGTTGAATAGGACGAATATTGTCCTCATTCCAAAAGTTGAGAATCCG AATGCATTTGTTCCCGGCAGACAAATACAAGATAACTTGCTTGTTGCTCATGAGGCCTACCACTATCTCAAGCTAAAGAGGGAGGGTGGAAATCACGAGTTGGGGTTGAAATTAGACATGAATAAGGCCTACGATCGTGTTGAAT GGCTGGGGTATTTTTATCTAACAAGGGGGCTGAGGCAAGGGGACCCCCTGTCCCCTTATCTTTTTCTGATTATCAGTGAGGTTCTATCAGTGAGATTGACTAAAGCTGTTCATGAGGAATCTTTGGTGGGAATCAAGCTCACTAGGAAGAGCCCTACTCTCTCCCACTTGTTTTTTGCTGATGAttctcttttcttcatcaAGGCGACACTGAGTAATGTAAAGCAGTTGCTGGTTATTTTTAAAGCCTACTGTACAACATCTGGACAAGTGATTAGTGTTGAGAAATCCAGTGTTTATTTTTCTCCAAATACTCCGGAGCAAATGGTATTGTTGATCAGCGAGATGATGGGCTTCGCTCCTGTTATTGATCCTGGTAAGTATTTGGGAATGCCTTCTTTATGGGGAAGATCAAAGAAAGATGCTCTTGGTTATATAATGGATAGGGTGAAGAAAAAAGTGGTCGGATGGAAACAGAAAACACTTTCTTGGGCTGGTAAGGAGGTATTGATTAAAGCGGTTGCCACTGCTATCCCGGCTTATCCTATGTCATGTTTCAAGCTTCCCATTGGTGTGTGCGAGTCAATTAACTTGGTTCTAGGTAATTTCTGGTGGGGTTCGAATGATACCAGTAACCGAATCCATTGGAAGAGTTGGAATTTTCTCTGCAAACCAAAAGACGATGGTGGTTTGGGATTTCGTgatattcatattttgaacatgtctCTTTTAGCAAAACAATGTTGGAGACTAGTACAAGAACCTGACTCGCTCTGGGCAAGGATTATGAAAGCTAGATATTTCCCTGACTGTTCTATTTTCGAAGCTACTAAGGGATATAGAGCTTCATGGAGTTGGGCAAGTATTATTGAGGCTAGGGACCTTTTGGTTAAGGGGGGTTGTTGGCAGGTTGAAAATGGTCAGTCCATTAATATTTGGGGGAATAAGTGGAAACCTCCTCCTGATCTTCATGATGGATTTTTAATAAATGGAGTCACTGCTCCTACTGACATTGTTTTAGTTAATCAACTCATTGATTGGGATACTCATTCCTGGTATTTGGACAATGTGAAACACATCATTAGTGGAGAGGCTGCTGCTAGAATTGCTTGTTTACCAATTGGGAATGTGGATGGCAAGGATAGATTTATATGGCCGTGGACTAAGAATGTTGTTTTCACGGTCAAATCTGGGTACCATTGGCTACAAAACATCCATGCACTTGCTACTAGGAATGTTGACAGTGCGAGGGGCTCACATTTGGTTAATTGTACTACCTGGAAGCTTATCTGGAGACTCCATACTCTTCCAAAAATCAAGCTTTTCCTATGGCAAGTACTGGGAGGAGTTGGTCCTGTTTTTCTCAATCTTTACAAGAGAAAAATGGTACAAACTCCTCTTTGCCCTATTTGTGGACAGGATGAGgaatcgtttgagcatctttttcTATTATGCAGTTGGGTTGCTACTGTATGGTTTGGCTCACCGCTGGGACTAAGAATTGATAAGGCAATGATTACTAGTTTTGATCGGTGGCTCTACTCTTTATCTAATAGTTTTAGAGACGCAAGAAAAAAGGATGTATTTCTCTCTTTGTGCAGCTCTATATGCTGGATGATATGGAAGGCTAGATGCAATTATGTGTATAAAGGTACCCCTTTATCTCCTATGTTCACCATCAATCAAGCAATCAAACTTGCTACTGAGTTCATTGAAGTTAAAGTCATACAT AGTAAAGACAAGCTTGCTGGTCTGGGTGTTGTCGTTCGTGACGAGTCGGGTCGTTTTATTGAGGGATTAGCTGCCACTAGTTCTTGCCTCTCGTGTGACCAAGCGGAAGCTGAAGCTGTACTGATGGGTGTCAATTTGGCAGTCTCTCAAGGAAGAGATAAATTTGTTATAGAATCTGATTCAAAGACTGTGATTGATGGTTTAAGGTATAAGTCAAACAATTGCTGGAGAATTTACCCTATTCTTAGACGAATTTGGTCTCTGAGCAATGGAATCAGTGATTGCATTTGGAGCTGGGCTCCCCGTGAAGCAAATGGCGCTGCTCACCGACCTGCCACGCTTGCCGACGAGACTGTGGGTCTGAAAAGATGGGTTAACCGACCACCACGACCTCTTTTTTCTGTGTTGAGAAATGATGGTATGCCAACTCCGCCGATGGCATGA